Proteins encoded in a region of the Myxococcales bacterium genome:
- a CDS encoding SDR family oxidoreductase, whose protein sequence is MKLASKHAVVTGGAAGIGRALVRKFAAEGARVVVADLDADGAAEVAAEIGGFAVAVDVSDESSLRSLVEHAEQEYGAVDLFCSNAGIFLPGDVEVPNEQWQQIWEVNVMAHVYAARAVLPSMLERGEGYLLNSASAAGLLTQIGSAPYAVTKHAAVGLAEWLAVTYGDRGIKVSVLCPQAVRTAMTAGVEGGGVAGVDGMLEPEAVADCVVEGLSEERFLILPHPNVAEYMQRKVADYDRWLRGMRRLQARFESP, encoded by the coding sequence CTCGCATCCAAGCACGCAGTGGTTACGGGAGGGGCGGCCGGCATCGGACGAGCCCTGGTGCGAAAGTTTGCTGCGGAAGGTGCGCGGGTGGTCGTGGCGGATCTCGACGCCGATGGGGCGGCCGAAGTGGCGGCCGAGATCGGGGGATTCGCGGTTGCGGTCGACGTCAGCGACGAATCTTCGCTGCGTTCGCTGGTCGAGCACGCCGAGCAGGAATACGGCGCCGTCGATCTCTTCTGTTCGAACGCCGGCATTTTCCTGCCTGGGGATGTCGAAGTCCCCAACGAGCAGTGGCAGCAGATCTGGGAAGTCAACGTGATGGCCCACGTCTATGCCGCGCGGGCCGTGCTGCCTTCGATGCTCGAGCGGGGCGAGGGATACTTGCTCAACAGCGCCTCCGCGGCCGGGTTGCTCACACAAATCGGTTCGGCACCGTACGCCGTGACCAAGCACGCGGCCGTCGGCCTGGCGGAGTGGCTCGCCGTCACCTACGGCGACCGGGGTATCAAAGTATCGGTACTCTGTCCGCAGGCGGTGCGCACCGCAATGACCGCCGGTGTCGAGGGGGGCGGCGTTGCGGGCGTCGATGGAATGCTCGAGCCCGAGGCGGTTGCGGATTGCGTCGTCGAGGGGCTCAGCGAGGAGCGCTTCCTGATCTTGCCCCATCCGAACGTTGCAGAGTACATGCAGCGCAAGGTCGCGGACTACGATCGTTGGCTCCGGGGGATGCGCCGCCTACAGGCTCGTTTCGAGTCCCCCTGA